Proteins encoded by one window of Salvia splendens isolate huo1 chromosome 5, SspV2, whole genome shotgun sequence:
- the LOC121805125 gene encoding dof zinc finger protein DOF3.4-like, producing MATDTSEKKTTKSGQAGAAPEHLPCPRCDSTNTKFCYYNNYNFSQPRHFCKSCRRYWTHGGTLRDIPVGGSTRKNAKRSRTSHIPVFSSAYHRDFRHLPSAAASQLQLVPSHGGAVPFTTLLSASPVLALGGIDEMGFGLTRANWPFAAAVVDGGNGGGHPSVAGHTWQLESGGESGFVEADCFGFPDLAISTPGSFFK from the coding sequence ATGGCGACAGACACAAGCGAAAAGAAGACCACAAAGTCGGGGCAGGCCGGCGCGGCGCCGGAGCACCTCCCATGCCCTCGCTGCGACTCCACCAACACCAAGTTCTGCTACTACAACAACTACAACTTCTCCCAGCCGCGCCACTTCTGCAAGTCCTGCCGCCGCTACTGGACCCACGGCGGCACTCTCCGCGACATCCCCGTCGGCGGCAGCACCCGCAAGAACGCCAAGCGCTCTCGCACCTCCCACATTCCCGTTTTCTCATCCGCTTACCACCGCGACTTCCGCCACCTGCCCTCCGCCGCGGCCTCCCAGCTCCAGCTGGTGCCCAGCCACGGCGGCGCTGTCCCGTTCACTACGCTGTTGAGCGCTTCTCCGGTGCTGGCGCTGGGTGGGATTGATGAGATGGGATTTGGCCTGACGAGGGCGAATTGGCCGTTTGCTGCTGCGGTTGTGGACGGCGGCAACGGTGGTGGCCACCCAAGCGTGGCAGGGCATACGTGGCAGCTGGAGAGTGGAGGAGAGAGTGGATTTGTTGAGGCCGACTGTTTTGGATTTCCAGATCTTGCTATTTCCACTCCTGgaagtttttttaaataa
- the LOC121805124 gene encoding serine/threonine-protein kinase SRK2I-like encodes MALPPGMDMPIMHDSDRYDFVRDIGSGNFGIARLMTDKQTKELVAVKYIERGDRINENIQREIINHRSLRHPNIVRFREVILTPTHLAIVMEYASGGELFERISNAGRFSEDEARFFFQQLISGVSYCHSMQICHRDLKLENTLLDGSPAPRLKICDFGYSKSSLLHSQPKSTVGTPAYIAPEVLHRKEYDGKLADVWSCGVTLYVMLVGAYPFEDPENPKDFRKTIQRVINVQYSIPETVMISEECRHLISRIFVADPAQRISMLEIRNHPWFLKNLPADLMDETTQFQELDQPMQSLETIMQIISEATIHPVGSYNLDMMDDDDMDDLDSDPDLDIDSSGEVIYAM; translated from the exons ATGGCCTTGCCTCCTGGTATGGATATGCCGATCATGCACGACAGCGATCGCTACGACTTTGTTCGAGATATCGGCTCCGGTAATTTCGGTATCGCCCGATTGATGACGGATAAGCAGACCAAAGAGCTTGTTGCGGTCAAGTATATTGAGCGAGGCGACAGA ATAAATGAAAATATTCAGAGAGAAATTATCAATCACAGGTCTTTGAGGCATCCAAACATTGTCAGATTTAGAGAG GTGATTTTAACACCTACCCATCTCGCTATTGTGATGGAGTACGCATCTGGAGGAGAGTTATTTGAACGCATATCTAATGCAGGACGATTCAGCGAGGATGAG GCTCGTTTCTTTTTTCAACAACTTATATCTGGAGTGAGCTACTGTCATTCAATG CAAATATGTCATCGGGACTTGAAGCTAGAAAACACACTGTTGGATGGAAGCCCAGCTCCTAGGTTGAAGATATGTGATTTTGGGTATTCCAAG TCTTCTTTGCTGCATTCTCAACCAAAATCTACAGTGGGTACTCCTGCATATATTGCTCCGGAGGTGTTGCATAGGAAAGAATATGATGGGAAG CTGGCAGATGTTTGGTCGTGTGGAGTTACATTATACGTAATGCTGGTTGGTGCTTATCCATTTGAAGATCCTGAGAACCCTAAGGATTTTCGTAAGACAATACAGAGAGTCATAAATGTTCAATACTCTATTCCTGAAACTGTCATGATTTCTGAGGAATGCCGCCATCTAATTTCGAGGATCTTTGTGGCTGATCCTGCACAA CGCATCAGTATGCTTGAAATCAGGAACCATCCATGGTTTCTCAAGAACCTCCCAGCAGATCTGATGGACGAAACAACCCAATTCCAAGAGCTGGACCAGCCGATGCAGAGCTTGGAAACCATAATGCAGATAATCTCCGAGGCCACTATACATCCAGTTGGTTCATATAACCTAGACATGATGGATGACGATGACATGGATGACCTGGATTCTGATCCTGATCTTGACATTGACAGCAGTGGGGAGGTGATTTATGCCATGTGA